In one window of Mytilus trossulus isolate FHL-02 chromosome 7, PNRI_Mtr1.1.1.hap1, whole genome shotgun sequence DNA:
- the LOC134726429 gene encoding uncharacterized protein LOC134726429: MEKKTQRNRSKNFESSEITLITELVQQNISIISDKFNSSLGTSSVTSEKKKLIWEHITERVNSLGVCPRSTKEIKNKWSNLHQEAKKAYSEKARDHQRTGGGPPPKPLTEAQERIVDIYKDCPSFTGLQGVESPIEDSSLTTTGHEAVEIVGTPQSMNLLSKFVDQFKEGSANSVSTSHPSPSIECEERAPAASTEDVQIIDVHLTSEKTKKRKIKPEDVTRMQYEVLVEQKKKLIQQTLYYELMNKKLKIHLDIED, from the exons ATGGAGAAAAAGACGCAGAGAAATCGTTCAAAAAACTTCGAATCGTCTGAAATAACACTGATCACGGAACTGGTGCAACAGAACATATCCATTATTAGTGATAAATTTAATTCAAGTCTGGGCACCAGTTCCGTGAccagtgaaaaaaaaaagttgatctgGGAGCACATAACCGAAAGGGTCAACTCTTTAGGTGTGTGCCCCAGATCcacaaaagaaattaaaaataagtggTCAAATTTGCATCAAGAGGCCAAAAAAGCCTACTCAGAAAAGGCCCGTGACCACCAGAGAACTGGCGGTGGTCCACCACCAAAACCTTTGACAGAGGCACAGGAAAGGATTGTTGACATATACAAGGATTGCCCCAGTTTTACGGGATTGCAGGGGGTGGAGTCACCAATTGAAGATTCTAGTCTCACAACAACAG GTCATGAGGCAGTTGAAATTGTTGGTACGCCACAATCAATGAATTTACTATCAAAGTTTGTTGATCAATTCAAAGAAGGATCTGCTAATTCTGTATCCACAAGCCATCCCAGTCCATCAATAGAGTGTGAAGAGAGAGCACCTGCAGCATCAACAGAAGATGTGCAGATCATTGATGTGCATTTAACATCTGAAAA AACCAAGAAGAGGAAAATAAAACCTGAAGATGTGACAAGAATGCAATATGAGGTGCTGgttgaacaaaagaaaaaattaattcaGCAAACACTATATTATGAACTAATGAATAAGAAGCTTAAAATACATCTAGACATTGAAGAttga